A genomic stretch from Terriglobia bacterium includes:
- a CDS encoding DUF4097 family beta strand repeat-containing protein — MSSPAPQMHYHRRRSLAGPIVLITLGVIFLLGNMRMISWPSLRHYFALYWPVLLILWGAVKLLEHWRDNREGVPSRGIGAGGVVLIIFLVLFGMGFTATDRFNWGALRNEADLDGDFGSLFGNSYTYSATVEQPFAAGIDLRVVSDRGDVVVSNWTEPKIKVVVHKKVVAESEEQAKKVDSQTQPNFNTAGTVMTLNANTGGASNHSVASDLEIYLPPKANVEISTRRGDVRIAARQGSITTNSRGDVTVSDNAGNVNISLRRGNVRASNIKGDVTVDGRVDDTTISDVSGQVRLSGDFFGQMNLSKVGNGVSFHSSRTDMQLAKLDGDLVMESGDLRANAIVGPMHLATRAKDIHLENVSGSLKVDNTNGMVELRAGKNLGDVEINNQRGTLQVTLPKNGPFQLDAHTTRGDIASEFSSIQVRSERNSQYASGSVGNGGPQVKLTNDRGDVQIRQSSGLPFAPVPPQTPKAPSAPGVQRGALVRPGRVVVYRDQRTSVKSEPRNYEEGTL; from the coding sequence ATGTCTAGCCCCGCACCGCAGATGCACTATCATCGTCGCCGCTCGCTGGCCGGGCCGATCGTGCTGATCACCCTCGGGGTGATCTTCCTGCTCGGCAACATGCGTATGATCTCCTGGCCGTCGCTGCGGCATTACTTCGCGCTCTACTGGCCGGTGCTGCTTATCCTGTGGGGCGCGGTCAAGCTGCTGGAGCACTGGCGCGACAACCGCGAAGGCGTGCCCTCGCGGGGCATCGGCGCCGGGGGCGTAGTGCTGATCATCTTCCTCGTCCTGTTCGGCATGGGTTTCACCGCCACCGACCGCTTCAATTGGGGAGCGTTGCGCAATGAAGCCGATCTTGACGGCGATTTCGGCAGCCTGTTCGGGAACTCCTACACCTACAGCGCGACCGTGGAGCAGCCCTTTGCCGCCGGTATCGACCTGCGCGTCGTGTCCGATCGCGGCGACGTAGTGGTAAGCAACTGGACCGAACCGAAAATCAAGGTGGTAGTGCACAAGAAGGTGGTCGCCGAGAGCGAAGAGCAGGCGAAGAAAGTCGACAGCCAGACGCAGCCGAATTTCAACACTGCGGGCACGGTGATGACCCTGAATGCCAACACTGGTGGCGCAAGCAACCATTCCGTCGCCAGTGATCTGGAGATTTACCTGCCGCCGAAGGCCAACGTCGAGATTTCCACCCGCCGCGGCGATGTCCGGATTGCCGCGCGTCAGGGAAGCATCACCACCAACTCGCGTGGCGACGTGACCGTCTCCGACAACGCGGGCAACGTCAACATCAGCCTGCGGCGCGGCAACGTGCGCGCGTCCAACATCAAAGGCGATGTCACCGTGGACGGCCGCGTGGATGACACCACCATCAGCGACGTTAGCGGGCAGGTGCGGCTGAGCGGCGATTTCTTCGGGCAGATGAATTTGTCGAAGGTCGGCAACGGCGTCAGCTTCCACTCCTCGCGCACCGACATGCAATTGGCGAAGCTGGACGGCGACTTGGTGATGGAGTCGGGCGACTTGCGTGCCAACGCCATTGTCGGCCCCATGCACCTGGCCACCCGCGCCAAAGACATCCACCTGGAGAACGTCTCCGGCAGCCTGAAGGTGGACAACACCAACGGCATGGTCGAGCTGCGCGCCGGCAAGAACCTAGGCGACGTGGAGATCAACAACCAGCGCGGCACGCTCCAGGTGACGCTACCCAAGAACGGCCCCTTCCAACTTGACGCGCACACTACGCGCGGCGATATCGCCAGCGAATTCTCCTCCATCCAGGTCAGAAGCGAGCGCAACTCGCAGTACGCCAGCGGAAGCGTCGGCAACGGCGGCCCGCAGGTGAAGCTGACGAATGATCGTGGCGATGTGCAGATTCGGCAATCCTCGGGGCTGCCGTTCGCACCCGTGCCGCCGCAAACTCCGAAGGCGCCGAGCGCGCCGGGCGTGCAGCGCGGCGCACTCGTCCGCCCCGGACGCGTCGTCGTTTACCGGGACCAGCGTACGTCGGTCAAGAGCGAACCGCGCAACTACGAAGAGGGAACGCTGTAG
- a CDS encoding hemerythrin domain-containing protein produces MLRDRNLIPLSHQHQHALALCVQIERGLRLEKPDLTTPARAKAARAGDAAQHWQQEIARLFESEIRFHFEAEEKVLFPFAERAPSLRDLVDELRIEHASLRQYAASAAAGRLSVPELQLFAASLAAHVRKEERRLFEGIQEFFSGEELAKAGAELDSYFLHSGMPGASCALRPEKNSR; encoded by the coding sequence ATGCTGCGCGACCGCAACCTTATCCCGCTTTCCCACCAGCATCAGCACGCGCTCGCGCTGTGCGTGCAGATCGAGCGCGGGCTGCGGTTGGAGAAACCCGACCTCACCACCCCAGCACGCGCAAAAGCGGCGCGTGCCGGGGATGCCGCGCAGCACTGGCAACAGGAGATCGCGCGGCTGTTCGAGAGCGAAATCCGCTTCCACTTCGAGGCCGAAGAGAAGGTGCTGTTCCCATTCGCCGAGCGCGCGCCGTCGCTGCGTGACCTGGTGGATGAGCTGCGCATCGAGCACGCGTCCCTGCGCCAGTACGCCGCCTCCGCTGCCGCGGGACGTCTCTCCGTGCCCGAGCTTCAGCTCTTCGCCGCCAGCCTCGCGGCCCACGTGCGCAAGGAAGAACGCCGGCTATTCGAGGGCATACAGGAATTTTTCTCGGGCGAGGAATTGGCGAAGGCGGGCGCGGAACTAGATTCGTATTTCCTGCACAGCGGAATGCCCGGCGCAAGCTGTGCGTTGAGACCAGAAAAAAATAGCCGCTGA
- a CDS encoding 3-hydroxyacyl-CoA dehydrogenase, whose protein sequence is MEVRSVAVIGAGIMGRGIAHAAALGGYRTILEDILPSALRRAGDEIRTHLDKAVELGKVTAGEAQDAMGRIEYAGAVEEAARAADLVIEAVPEELESKIEIFTLLDKICRPHTILASNTSSLSITEIASVTYRPEKCVGMHFFNPVHKMKLLEIVRALETSDDTLSTAVEVGRRMKKEVVVIKESPGFVTSRINAMIGNEAFSMLQEGIASAEDIDKAVKLGLNHPMGPFELVDLVGLDTRLHILEYLHKTLGEKYRPAPLLVQYVKAGRLGRKAGRGVFTYSEETPRPAEAATETK, encoded by the coding sequence ATGGAGGTCCGCTCCGTCGCGGTGATCGGCGCCGGGATCATGGGACGCGGCATTGCGCATGCTGCCGCGCTCGGCGGCTATCGCACGATTCTCGAAGACATTCTGCCCAGCGCCCTGCGCCGCGCCGGCGATGAAATCCGCACCCACCTGGACAAGGCGGTCGAACTCGGCAAAGTCACCGCCGGCGAAGCACAGGACGCGATGGGCCGCATCGAGTACGCCGGCGCGGTGGAGGAGGCCGCGCGCGCCGCCGACCTGGTCATCGAGGCCGTCCCCGAGGAGCTGGAGTCGAAGATCGAGATCTTCACCCTGCTCGACAAAATCTGCCGCCCGCATACCATTCTCGCCTCCAACACCTCTTCGCTCAGCATCACCGAAATTGCCTCCGTTACTTACCGGCCGGAAAAGTGCGTCGGCATGCACTTCTTCAACCCGGTACACAAAATGAAGCTGCTGGAGATTGTGCGCGCGCTGGAGACCAGCGACGACACGCTCAGCACTGCGGTCGAGGTCGGCCGGCGGATGAAAAAAGAAGTTGTGGTGATCAAGGAGTCGCCGGGATTTGTCACCAGCCGCATCAATGCCATGATCGGCAACGAGGCGTTCAGCATGTTGCAGGAAGGCATTGCCAGTGCCGAGGACATCGACAAGGCCGTCAAACTCGGGCTCAACCACCCCATGGGTCCGTTCGAACTAGTGGACCTGGTGGGTCTGGACACCCGTCTGCACATCCTCGAGTACCTGCACAAGACGCTCGGCGAAAAATACCGGCCGGCGCCGCTGCTGGTGCAATACGTCAAAGCCGGGCGCCTGGGACGCAAGGCGGGACGCGGGGTTTTCACCTACTCCGAGGAAACGCCCCGCCCGGCGGAGGCGGCCACGGAAACGAAGTAG